The genomic interval TTTCTTCGGCTAAGCTAAGAAAGGCTAGAGAAAGGCTAGAAAAAACCAGACCCTATTTTACTACAATTGGTAGAACAGTTGAAGAAATCATCTCCTCCACTAAAGGGATACAGCATGAGTTTTTAAAGCCCCGTGATGTTAAAAAGACGGGTTATATTGTCATTACTGCCGATAGAGGATTGTGTGGTGGCTATAATACCAATGTCATAAAGGCTGCCGTCAATCATATGGAAGAAAAGGAAAGGGTTTCCGTAATAGCCATAGGTCAAAAAGGCAGGGATTTCTTTAGAAAGAGACAGTATGACTTGGATGGGGAGTTCACCCATATTTCTGAAGATCCTTCCTTCACAGAAGCCCAAAGTGTAGGAAAGCTATCCATTGAGCTTTACAAACAACAATTGGTGGATGAAGTGTACTTAGTGTATACGGAGTTTGTCAGCACCATTAACCAAAAGCCTAGGCTGGTAAAGCTATTGCCTATAGAGGCAACAGCTGAAGAAGGGGAAACCAAGACGGTATCAGAGGACGAGGAATTCATGTCCTATGAGCCTTCCCCAGAGGCGGTGTTGAACTTCTTGATACCTAAGTATATTGATAGCATGATTTATGGAGCCCTTATTGAATCCTCCACCAGTGAGCAGGGGGCTAGAAGGGTTGCTATGGAAAGTGCTACTGATAATGCTACTGAGATGATTGATAAATTACAATTAAAATACAATCGTGCCCGTCAGGCTGCCATCACCCAAGAAATTGCAGAAATCGTTGGTGGTGCAGAGGCGCTGAAGTAAAAGACAATGAAAAATGAAAAATGAAAACCGATTCAAAAATGAAAGCTACTGCTAATAAAATAGTTGGCAGTATGATGCTTTGGGGTTTCAATTTTACATTTTCAATTTTTAATTTTTAATTCCGCTATAGGCGGCAGAGGAGGTAATGTAATGCCTGAAGGAAATGTAGGTAAATTGGTGCAAATCATTGGACCAGTTGTAGATATAAGATTCAGCAGTGAAAACCTACCAGCCCTTTTGAGTGCCATCGTCATAGAAGGCCCTAGACACAGGGTGACGGTGGAGGTGGCCCAGCATATCGGAGATGATACGGTAAGATGTGTTGCCATGAACTCTACAGATGGGTTAATGAGGGGTATGGAGGCTAAAGATACAGGAGCCCCCATCACCGTTCCGGTGGGAAAAGCTACATTAGGTAGAATATTTAACGTACTAGGTGAAGTGGTGGATGAGAAGGAGGAAGTAACCTCTGAATTCCATGCACCTATCCATCGTCAAGCTCCAAGCTTTGAAGATCAGGAGACGGGAACAGAAATTCTAGAAACTGGTATCAAGGTTGTTGACTTGATTGCCCCCTATTCAAAGGGTGGAAAAATCGGTCTCTTCGGAGGTGCTGGGGTTGGTAAGACAGTATTAATTATGGAGCTTATCAACAATATCGCTAAAGAGCATGGTGGACTTTCAGTATTTGCAGGGGTTGGAGAGAGAACAAGGGAAGGTAATGACCTTTATCATGAAATGATAGAATCCGGTGTTATTGATAAGACAACCCTAGTATATGGCCAGATGAATGAGCCTCCTGGAGCTAGGATGAGGGTTGGTTTAACAGGACTTACCATGGCGGAATATTTCAGGGATCAAGAGGGACAGGACGTACTTCTATTTATTGATAACATCTTCCGATTTACTCAAGCAGGAAGTGAGGTTTCAGCCCTTCTAGGCCGTATGCCAAGTGCCGTTGGTTATCAGCCAACGCTGGCGACAGAGATGGGTGCCCTACAGGAGAGAATTACTTCTACCAAGAAGGGTTCTATTACTTCTGTACAGGCGGTATATGTACCTGCCGATGACTTAACAGACCCTGCTCCAGCTACAACCTTTGCCCACTTAGATGCTACAACTGTACTTTCAAGACAAATTGCCGAGCTAGGTATTTATCCAGCGGTGGATCCATTGGACTCCAACTCAAGGATTCTTGATCCAGTAGTGGTGGGGGAAGAGCACTATGAAGTAGCCCGGGGTGTTCAAGAGGTATTACAAAGATATAAGGAATTACAGGATATCATTGCTATTCTTGGTATGGACGAACTTTCTGATGAAGATAAATTAATTGTTTCTAGAGCTAGAAAAATTCAACGTTTCTTATCTCAGCCCTTCCATGTTGCTGAACAGTTTACGGGGATGGCAGGAAAGTATGTACCATTAAAGGAAACGATCCGAGGCTTTAAGGAAATATTAGATGGAAAGCATGATGATTTACCGGAATCAGCCTTCCTATTTGTAGGTACTATAGAAGAAGCAAGAGAGAAAGCTAAAACCAGTGAATAAGGGAAGTAGGTGATAAAATGGCTTCCAAATTTCATCTAGAAATCGTAACCCCCGATAGGATGTTTTACGATGATGAAGTAGAAATGGCGGTAGTACGAACCACTGAAGGGGACGTAGGAATATTGGATGAACATATTTCTATGGTAGCACCTTTAAAAATTGGTAAAATTAAAATCAAAAAGGATGGTAGCCTTAAGGAGGCTGCTATTGCTGGGGGATTTGTAAAGGTAGTTCAAGGTGCAACCACCATTATTGCTGATGCTGCTGAATGGCCGGAGGAGATCGATATCCAAAGGGCAGAGGAGGCAAAGCAAAGGGCTGAAAAGCGTTTGGTGGCTGATGGATCAGGAATCGACACAATAAGGGCAGAAATAGCCTTAAAAAAAGCTATCAATAGGCTAGAGGTTTCTGAAATTAGAAAAAGATAAGTGAAATAAGACATAAAAAAAGCAAGGGGGGTGATTATACTTCCCTTGCTTTTTAATAAACAATAATATCAAAAACTGATTCTTCTTCTACGGTATCCTCCAATGTAATATACATTTTGATAGGTAGACTGACAATCATCTGATAGGACTCTCGAATCCATCCCATATCAGCATGGATAGATAGGGGAGAAATTTCATCGGGGAGTCTATGGAGTCTTACATAGCCATCCTTGATTTCCAGCTTTCCTGTGTATTCAACATTATTTACTGTAAAGGGAAATTCAATAAACTGAGATTCCTCCCCTTCAATCATAGGAAAGCGATGGATAACTTCACCGTCTAAATTCACAACAATTTCCTTACCATTCCCTTCTGTTGCTAGGAGTTTCGGTACGGCAAAAACAGAAGTAATGCTTAAAAGAAGTATAACGATAATCAATCCTATATCTGCTTTAGTTATAATTTTCATAAAAGATAACCTCCATTCAAGGGGTTGATACTTTGAATTTCCAAACTATATTATATACTATTTGTGGATAGTTGACAAATCTAATAAAAACCAAAAAAAGTAATGAATAGTGGAAAAGCAAAAGAGAATGAATAATGAATAATGGAAAAACAAATAATGAAAGGTAAAAGGTTTTGGTTTTCATTATTCATTATTAATTATTCACTATTCATTAAAAAAGGGTGGTATACATATGTCAAAAAAAAATGAACTAGAAAGAACGATAGAATTTGCCTTGAAGGGAACGCCCCAAATTAAACCTGAAGAAAAAAAGAAGTGGTTAGGGGAGTTTAGGGAACGGATTATTTTAGGTTTAACGATGGAGGATGCTAGAAAACCAGAAGCTCTTTCTGCAGTTAGAAAAGGTCTCCAAGATCCTATGGGGGAAATGCTGATCGTTAATAACAATATTCCTATGGACATTATGATAAATTATATGAAACTGGCAAAGGAAATGGACAAAGAATATAAGTCTATAGCCACCAATGAAAAAGAGGCCATGGGGGTGGTGGTGGCTAGTCGCAGTGCAGTAGAACGAGAAGATGTAATCTTTGAGATTAAAGAATTACCAGAAAAGTTTAAACATATAAAGCATAAGGAACTTTGCAGTGATTGCTATACAGAGCTACAGCAATTAGAGCCTGAAGCCATAAAGGGATTTAAAAAGCTATCTTTTCTAGATAAAATGATGGGTTTATACTGCGGTGCCTGTAGAAGGGATGAGGATGGGGGACCCCTCATGTAGAAAGACTTTGTCTTTCTACATGAGAAATTAAAAATTAAAAATTAAAAATTAAAGTTAAAAGCTAAAAAATTAGGCTAAATACAAATTTTTTAGCTTTTTAGATTTTAAATTGGTTTAGATTTTACATTTTAAATTTTATATTTTATGTTTCTCAAGTATAGCTCCTTTTCTTCCTGTCAATACTTCAACTACAAAGGGAAGAGATTAAAATGTAGTAAGGATGTTTTTCGTCCCCCTTTAACATCATACTTACAGGTTTAATCTCTTCTCTTTTTTATCCATATTTATTGAAGGAAGATGTGGAAAGGAGTTATAAAGATGAAAAAAATATGCAACATAGGACTTACTATTTTATTGTTTTTAAGCTTTTTTTATATAGCATCCGCCATCACAAGTAGCAGTAATGAAACCACTATAGATAGCCCAATAGAATTTATTTTTGCAAAAAGTGGAGCAGATATATTAGAAAGTAATATCAATACGACACTGGAAGTCCCCAATACATTATGGACAGAGGAAGAAGTATATAAAATTAAAGAAGAAATAAAAAAACAATTGGGATTAGATAATATAAAGGAAGTAAGACTAGAGGATGAGGATCAGCTATTTTATAATAATGGGGCTACAGAAAAGGATGAAAATATCCTTTTTATCCATGAATTTTCAGATTGTTATATGAAGCAAATAATAGCAACAAACACCGATAAAAATGGAGATACCATTACATTTAAAGTATATTCAGCAGAAATTCAAGAAGAAAAAACCTCGTATATTATTATTGACATCATACAGAATAAAAGGTATAAAGAGATAGTGGAGAAGAGTAATCAAAATCAGTTAATACTAGGTAGATATGGAAAAAATATAGAAACAACCATTAATCTAGTGGGGACCTACGATAAAAAAATGTCGTGGGAAGAAAGCAAAGAAAAAATAGATCAATTGATTGATTCCGTAAAAGGAAGAAAAGTAGAAGAAGTTGGCCAGGAATTATATATAAGTACTACTGCATATACACCAATTATTCCAGAAGCTATCCACTACGGAAATAACAAAGTGAACCTTCACTTGGCGATGCGCTATAACCACTATGAAGGAAAGACTTATCTATACATTGCCAACCCTTTGATTACCCTGACCTACTAACCAAATTGTATTTTGGCATCTATGGAAAGTGAGGCGTAGATATTGGCAAAAATAGTTGTTGAAAAAAGTCAACCATTAAAGGGTACTGTTCGGGTAAGTGGTGCAAAAAACTCTGTATTACCTATTTTAGCAGCAACTCTGTTGGCTACAGAAAAGTGCGTATTAGAAGATGTGCCCCCTTTACGGGACGTAGATGTTATCTGTGAGGTTCTAACCAGCTTAGGAGCAGATGTAAAGCGGGTAAATAGAGAACAAATTGATATTAGAGCAAATGCAATAGATAATTATGAAGCTCCTTATGAGCTTGTTAGAAAAATGCGGGCTTCTTTTTTAGTGATGGGACCTTTATTGGCCCGGATGGGGAAGGCTAGAATTTCTATGCCTGGAGGCTGTGCTATTGGCACAAGACCCATAGATCTCCATTTAAAAGGCTTCAAAGCCCTGGGGGCAGAGATTACCTTAGGTCATGGCTTTGTAGAAGCAAAGGCCGATAAGCTAATAGGTAATAAAATTTATTTGGACTTTCCTAGTGTAGGTGCTACAGAAAATATTATGATGGCTGCTGTTTTAGCGGAAGGACAGACTATTATTGAAAATGCAGCAGAGGAACCAGAAATTACGGATTTAGCTAACTATTTAAATAAAATGGGTGCCCAAATCAAGGGGGCTGGAACAGATACCATAAAAATAATGGGGGTGGAAAGGCTAACCGGTACCACCCATACAGTCATACCCGATAGAATAGAGGCAGGAACCTATATGGTAGCTGCTGCCATGACGGGGGGCAACGTATTAGTAGATAATGTTATGGCGGATCATTTGAAGCCGGTTATTGCTAAGTTAAGGGAAATTGATGTAGAGCTTTATGAAGAAGGAAATGGTATAAGGGTTATAGGACCTAAAATACCAAAGGCAGTAGATATAAAAACCCTACCTTATCCAGGATTTCCTACGGATATGCAGGCTCAATTTATGGCATTATTAAGTGTTTCAAAGGGTACCAGTGTTATTATAGAAACGGTATTTGAAAATCGCTTTATGCATGTAAGTGAGTTAAAGAGGATGGGTGCTGATATTAAAATAGAAGGCAGAAGTGCTATTATAGAAGGCAAAAGGGAATTAACTGGCGCTCCGGTGAAGGCCACAGACCTTAGGGCAGGGGCGGCACTGATTTTAGCTGGTTTGGTATCGGATGGCATAACAGAAATCAGCAATATTGAGCATATTGAAAGAGGCTATGTAGATATTGAAAAGAAGCTTAGGGGCTTAGGTGCCAAGATTTATAGAACCGATGAAGGCCTCTCAGTGGAGTAAAAATCAGTTCTAAATCCTTCATTCTTATCATACCTTTAGTTAGTGAATAAAGAATAATGTAAAGTGGGAGATCTTCCATTTTTATTATTCATTAAGTACAGGGGGATAAGATAAATGAAGGGTATTTTTTTTGCTGGAATTTCACTTTTGACCACTGTTCTATTAATACCATTATTGATTATTAGCAGCTGTGATATGCAGGTTCCCCAGAGAAGAAGTATAAGTAGAGAGGAAGTAAGGGAGTCGGATTTAAAGATTAATGTCTTTAATCATGAAACTAAAGAAATTATGGAGCTATACCTAGAGGATTATATAAGCCTAGTAGTAGCATCGGAAATGCCCGCCAGCTTTGAACTAGAAGCCCTAAAGGCCCAGGCGGTGGCAGCTCGGACCTATGCTATCTGGAGGGAGATGACCCAGGGTAAAGAAGGACATCCCTCCCACCCTGGAGCCAGTGTTTGCACCAGTCATACCCATTGTCAGGAATGGTTATCTATAGAAGAGTTGAAGAATCGCCATGGGATGATATGGATGACAAGGTACTGGCCCAAAATTCAGGAGGCGGTGGCCTCTACTGCTGGCATTATTATGACCTATGAAATGCAGCCCATTGAACCCCTCTACCACTCCACCAGTGGAGGTAAAACAGAAAACTCTGAGGATGTTTTTGCTACAGCCATGCCTTATCTTAGAAGTGTTTCCAGTCCCTATGAAGAAAGATCTCCTGTACTCGTGGACACGAAGGAGGTTTCCATAGAAGACTTTATTAGAACTTTAAAAAGTAGGGAGCAAGACTTTCAAATTAATACTAGAAACATTGCTGGGCAAATAAAGATTTTAGAAAAAAATCAAGGGGGCAGCATAAGAAGAATTGAAGTTGGTAACAAGACCTTTACCGGGTCGGAAATTCGGAGGACATTTGATTTAAGATCCGCAGATTTTACTGTAGATGTTAAGGGGAATCAAATTGTATTCACTACTAGAGGCTATGGCCATGGAGTAGGTATGAGCCAATGGGGAGCCAATGGCATGGCAGAGCAGGGTAGTGACTTTAAAGGGATATTAAGCCACTATTATCAAGGGATTACTTTAAGTAAATTAACTAGCTACAGGCGATAAGATCAAGGTTAAGACTAAGGTTTAGTGAAGGCTAAATTTTGGTTTTGGCCTTGAATTTTTTACTTTTATAGAGGATTCCTTCATCTAGAATAAAAAAACTAAGCTTAAATCTAAAACTCAGGCTTAATTTCGTGTATAAATTACCGCAAATAGGTGATAATTACAGATGGAGGTGGAATTGTATGTCCTTTGAAAACGACAATAACAACAATAATAACAACAACAAAAAACAAAATAAATCCCTATACAGATTCCTAGACAAACAAGGATTTTATCTTATCTTATTATTATGTGTTTCTATTGTTCTAGTAACAGCTGTTTGGGTATCAAGGCAGGAAGAAGAATACTTTTTATCAGACGAAGATGTTAACCCCCTTGAAGAGGAATTTAACAGGGTGGAGGTAACACTAGTAGAAGAGGATGCTGATGAAGATGAAAATATTCAGGAGGCTGCTAACATAGGGGAGACAGAAGAACCAAAGGAAGCTCCAGCAGAAGTAGAAGTCCCTGCTGAAGAAACAGCTTTACAGGAGAAACCAAAACAACCTTTAGAATTAAAGGAAAGTCCTAAAAAGCAGGAGGAAGAACCTGCTACCACTACAACAGCCAAAGATTATATTATGACTCAGCCGGTGGTAGGGAAGGTAGGTCTGCCCTATGCAACAGACAGACTGGTGTATCATAAGACATTAGACCATTGGAGCACCCATAGAGGCATGGATATCCATGCAGAGGTGGGGGCCCCCGTCAGAGCTGTTCTAGATGGGGAAGTGGTGGAAGTAATAAATGACACAATTATGGGCATTACCATTACCCTGCAGCATGATGATGAACTATTGACTAGATACAGTAATTTATCCACTGATGCTATGGTAAAAATGGGACAAAGGGTAACAAAGGGTCAGGTTATTAGCGGTGTAGGCAGAACAGCTGCCATAAAGACAGAAGAAGGACCACTGTTACACTTTCAAGTCATTCTCAATGGGGAGACAGTAGATCCTCAAAATTATTTGCCAAAAATCAATTAAATATAGATAACATTCCCTCATTAAATAGGAAAGGGCAACAGAGAAGTATAACTACTGTTGCCCTTTACCTTTAAAATCCGTAAAAATAACAATTCTAAATCTCGACCTCCCCTCATATTTATAAGATAAGACATAAAATAGAGGGGGGTCACACAGTTGAAGGACTATATAGAAAAACGGGTTATGGATATAGCCCGGTATATTATTGAAGAAGAATCTACCGTCAGACAAACCGCTCGGGTATTTGGAGTTAGTAAAAGCACAGTTCATAAGGATGTTACTGAAAGACTTCCTAAGATAAACCCTCTAGTGGCAAATCAAGTAAAAGATATACTTGAAGTAAATAAAGCCGAGAGACATATAAGAGGTGGCAGAGCAACAAAGATGAAATATAAAAGTGATACACTAGTAGAAGCAAAAGGGTAAAAATCTCCTGTGAAAACAGGAGGTTTTGTCATTAAAAGAATAATTGTGAAAAATGGTAAAAAGAAAAGAGGATTTTGACAACAGATATAGAATATAAAAATGTTGTATGCTATAAAGCTCTAACGCTAACTAAAAATGAGAAGCGAAGGTGGGGGAGAAATGTTCGGATTCGGTTCAGATATCGGTATCGATTTAGGAACTGCCAGTGTGTTGGTCTTTGTAAAGGGCAAAGGGGTTGTAATGCAGGAGCCTTCAGTGGTAGCTATCGATAAAAATACCAATAGTGTATTGGCAGTGGGACAAGAGGCCCGTAGAATGTTGGGAAGAACACCAGGAAATATAGTAGCCATTAGACCCCTAAAGGACGGTGTTATTTCTGACTATGAAGTTACAGAAAAAATGTTAAAATATTTTATAAGCAAAACCGTAGGAAGAAAATGGATTTTTAAACCCAAAATCATCGTTTGTGTACCCAGTGGTGTAACAGAGGTGGAAAAAAGAGCTGTTATTGATGCCACCAATGAGGCTGGTGCTAAAACCACCTATTTAATAGAAGAGCCAATTGCTGCCGCCATTGGAGCTGGGTTAGATATTGCTCAACCAAATGGCCATATGATTGTAGATATTGGTGGAGGTACCAGTGATATTGCCGTCATCTCCTTAGGAGGAATTGTTGTAAGCAACTCTATTAAAATTGCTGGTGACAAATTTGATGAGGCCATTATACGGTATATGCGTAAGAAGCATAATATTATGATTGGTGAAAGAACAGCAGAAGAAATGAAGATACAAATTGGGGGAGCCTTCAAAAGAGATGAAGCAGTGGTTATGAATGTCCGTGGAAGAAACCTTGTATCTGGGTTGCCTGTGAATATAGAAGTCAGCAGTGATGAAATGGTGGAGGCATTAGAAGAAAGCGTAGCTGCCATAGCAGATGCTGTCCATGCTGTGCTGGAAAAAACACCTCCAGAGCTGGCCTCTGATATCGCCGACCAAGGTGTAATTATGACTGGTGGGGGAGCCTTGTTATGGGGTTTGGACAAGCTAATCTATGAAAGAACAGGGGTTCCTGTAAAGGTTGCGGAGGATGCGGTTTCTTGTGTAGCTAATGGTACTGGAAAGGCGTTGGATTCTTTACATATATTAGAAAATGAAATGAAGAACGGAAGAAGTAGAAGATAAGCAGGTAAAGGCGGAGGAATAATCTCCGTCTTTTTTTAAAATATAGGACTAAAGATTTGTAGTGAAGGAACCGATATAACTATTGTACCAATGTACTCTAATAAACGAGGTGAAAAGCCATGCTAAGGGGATTATATACAGCTGTATCAGCTATGGGAACCAGCCAAAACAAGTTAGATGTTGCATCCAATAATATCGCTAATGTCAATACCACTGGTTTTAAAAAGGATGTTGTTATAACAGAATCCTTTCCAGAGGTTTATATGAAAAAGCTTCATGGACATCTTCCAGTAGAAGCCTATAATCGAAATATTGCGGTAGATGTAGAAAGGGATGGCGAAGGCTTTCGGGTTTCTACAGGAAGCGGCTATTTTACTGCCGAGGGATCTTTAGGAAAGAGTCATAGCTCCACTACTAGCTTTGCAGTAGATGAGGAAGGTTATTTGCGAACCTATGATAGAAATATTCATGGTCAATTGGATACCTCCCAAGGCAACTATATACTGGATAACAATGGAAACAGGATATTGGTGGGGAACAACAATATTGATGTGAATCAGCAGGGACAAGTAATGGCCAATGGTGAAATAGTGGCAAATTTGCTTTCACGGCCAGGCTTTAATACGATAGGTACTATAAATAGCGGACTTCGCCTTGAAAAAATAGAAACCTACTTTAACCAAGGGACCATAGAAGAAACAGGGAATCCCTTGGACATTACCATACAAGGCAATGGTTTTTTTAGAATTAATACTCCCCAAGGGGAAATGTATACCCGAAATGGTAACTTTACACTAAATACCAACGGACAAATCGTCACAAAAGAAGGATATTTATTAATGGGAGAGTTTGGACCTATTACTTTAGGTGAGGATTTTGATAGAGGTGGCTTCAGAATTAACGAAGATGGTGCTATTATTTTAGACAATATGTTTTTAAATCAAATAGATATTGTTAATATTACCAATACCAATGTATTAAGAAAATACGGAGAAGGCTATTATCAAATAGGGGAAGGGTTGCAACCACAACTTGAACCCTTTGATGGGAAAATACTACAGGGTTTTCTAGAGGGCTCCAATGTTAACCCTATCGAAGAAATGGTCAACATGATTTCTGTACTACGACTTTATGAATCTAACCAAAAAGTGGTACAAGCCTATGATGAAATATTACAGAAGGCTGTAAATGATATCGGGAGAGTTTAAAAAGCAATGAAGAATGAAGAATGAAAAATGAATAATGAAAGTCAAAGGCAAAAGATTAAAACCTCACACTTGATTCTATAAGAATTTTTAGTTTTGGCTGATATCAATCAATGATTAAAAATCAAAGATTGCATACTAGGAAAAGGACTGAAGGTTTTAAAAGATTTTCCATTATTCATTATTCACTATTAACTATTCATTAAGATTTTAAAAGGGGGAGATTAATGTGCGTGCTTTATGGACAGCGGCTTCGGGAATGAAATCACAGCAGTTAAATCTTGATACTATTGCCAACAACCTGGCAAACGTCAATACAACAGGATATAAAAGGCAGAAGGTGGAGTTTAAGGACTTATTATATACCACCATGAAAAGATCTGATTTAAATGAAGGAATAGGGAGTCCTGTAAACCTACAGGTGGGTCATGGAGTGATGCCTATGGCAACCTCTAGAATTTTTACCAATGGGAACCTAGAGCAGACAGAAAACCCCCTAGATTTAGCTATAGAAGGGGAAGGTTTTTTTGCCGTGGAAACCCCTGCAGGGGAGATTGTATACACGAGGGATGGAAACTTTAAACTCAGTGTTGATATGGATGAGATGTGGCTGGTAACGGCAGAGGGATATATGGTATTATCAGAATTTGATGCTGAAATCGTCTTTATGGAGGGAATGAAAAACATAAACATTTCTGAAATGGGCACCATTACAGCAGAAAATGAGGATGGGGAGATTGAGGAGATTGCCACCATTAAGCTGGTTAAATTCATCAATCCTGAAGGTTTGGAAAATATAGGCAGAAATCTATATAAGGAGACAATAGCCTCTGGAGAGGCAATTTCTATGGAGGATGAAAACAGAACCAGCACTGTCCGTCAAGGCTACCTAGAAACCTCCAATGTCCAAGTAATTGATGAGATGGTTCGCATGATCACAGCCCAAAGGGCTTATGAAATTAATTCAAAGACCATTCAAACCGCCGATGATATGCTGGGAATGGCAAATAACCTAAAAAGATAGCGTAAAAAATGTAAAATCAAAAATTTAAAATGAATAATAAAAAATGCAAAATGAAAAATAAAGGTTAAAACCAACTTCTCTAGAATAATTCATTTTCTCTAGGGATGTACTTATTAATTTTGCATTTTACATTTTAAATTTTAAATTTTGCCCCGCAAGGGGCGTCGAAAGGTTGGTTCCCTATGAAAATAAATCATCCTTATATAAATATAGATAACATATCTAAACTAGAAAATATGAAAACCCCTGAAGATGATCAAAAGTTATTAGAGGTTTGCAGGGAGTTTGAGTCAATTTTCTTAAATACCATGCTTAAACAAATGCGACGAACTGTTCCTGATGGAGGACTGACGGAAAAGAGCTTTGCCCGTGATATGTATGAATCCCTACAGGACGAAGAGATGGCTAAGGAAATGGCCAGGGGGAAAGGTATCGGTCTTGCCCAAGAACTATATAAGCAGCTGTCTAAGAAATAATGAATAATGAAAAGGAATAAAGACGATGAATAAGGGCAATGAATAATGTATAATGAATAACCAATAGAACAATGAATAATGTAAAATGAATAATGTAAAATGAATAATGAATAATGAGAGTCAAGTTCATTGAAAGCAAAGATTAATAATTTTTTGCTTTTAGTTTTGTTTTTTTCATTATTCATTATTCACTATTCATTAATCATTCTGCCATAGGCAGCAAGAAAGGTGTGACTTATTATGGAACTAAATGTTATGGAAATACAAAAGAAAATACCCCATCGTTATCCCTTTTTATTGGTGGATAAAATCCTTGAGATGGAGGCAGGAAAATCTGCTGTAGGCATAAAAAATGTCACTATTAATGAACCTTTTTTCCAAGGTCATTTCCCCCAAATGCCCATCATGCCAGGAGTCCTCATTGTAGAAGCGTTGGCCCAAGTAGCAGGATTGACCTGTGTGGTGGGAGAAGAAAGTGAAGGGAAAATAGGGGTTTTTACAGGGATTGACAACTGTAAGTTTAGAAAACAGGTGGGCCCTGGAGACATTTTAAGACTAGAA from Natronincola ferrireducens carries:
- the atpG gene encoding ATP synthase F1 subunit gamma, encoding MAGLGMRDIKRRIKSVNSTKQITKAMELVSSAKLRKARERLEKTRPYFTTIGRTVEEIISSTKGIQHEFLKPRDVKKTGYIVITADRGLCGGYNTNVIKAAVNHMEEKERVSVIAIGQKGRDFFRKRQYDLDGEFTHISEDPSFTEAQSVGKLSIELYKQQLVDEVYLVYTEFVSTINQKPRLVKLLPIEATAEEGETKTVSEDEEFMSYEPSPEAVLNFLIPKYIDSMIYGALIESSTSEQGARRVAMESATDNATEMIDKLQLKYNRARQAAITQEIAEIVGGAEALK
- the atpD gene encoding F0F1 ATP synthase subunit beta, producing the protein MPEGNVGKLVQIIGPVVDIRFSSENLPALLSAIVIEGPRHRVTVEVAQHIGDDTVRCVAMNSTDGLMRGMEAKDTGAPITVPVGKATLGRIFNVLGEVVDEKEEVTSEFHAPIHRQAPSFEDQETGTEILETGIKVVDLIAPYSKGGKIGLFGGAGVGKTVLIMELINNIAKEHGGLSVFAGVGERTREGNDLYHEMIESGVIDKTTLVYGQMNEPPGARMRVGLTGLTMAEYFRDQEGQDVLLFIDNIFRFTQAGSEVSALLGRMPSAVGYQPTLATEMGALQERITSTKKGSITSVQAVYVPADDLTDPAPATTFAHLDATTVLSRQIAELGIYPAVDPLDSNSRILDPVVVGEEHYEVARGVQEVLQRYKELQDIIAILGMDELSDEDKLIVSRARKIQRFLSQPFHVAEQFTGMAGKYVPLKETIRGFKEILDGKHDDLPESAFLFVGTIEEAREKAKTSE
- a CDS encoding F0F1 ATP synthase subunit epsilon, translated to MASKFHLEIVTPDRMFYDDEVEMAVVRTTEGDVGILDEHISMVAPLKIGKIKIKKDGSLKEAAIAGGFVKVVQGATTIIADAAEWPEEIDIQRAEEAKQRAEKRLVADGSGIDTIRAEIALKKAINRLEVSEIRKR
- a CDS encoding NusG domain II-containing protein, which produces MKIITKADIGLIIVILLLSITSVFAVPKLLATEGNGKEIVVNLDGEVIHRFPMIEGEESQFIEFPFTVNNVEYTGKLEIKDGYVRLHRLPDEISPLSIHADMGWIRESYQMIVSLPIKMYITLEDTVEEESVFDIIVY
- a CDS encoding YueI family protein, which produces MSKKNELERTIEFALKGTPQIKPEEKKKWLGEFRERIILGLTMEDARKPEALSAVRKGLQDPMGEMLIVNNNIPMDIMINYMKLAKEMDKEYKSIATNEKEAMGVVVASRSAVEREDVIFEIKELPEKFKHIKHKELCSDCYTELQQLEPEAIKGFKKLSFLDKMMGLYCGACRRDEDGGPLM
- a CDS encoding YwmB family TATA-box binding protein — translated: MKKICNIGLTILLFLSFFYIASAITSSSNETTIDSPIEFIFAKSGADILESNINTTLEVPNTLWTEEEVYKIKEEIKKQLGLDNIKEVRLEDEDQLFYNNGATEKDENILFIHEFSDCYMKQIIATNTDKNGDTITFKVYSAEIQEEKTSYIIIDIIQNKRYKEIVEKSNQNQLILGRYGKNIETTINLVGTYDKKMSWEESKEKIDQLIDSVKGRKVEEVGQELYISTTAYTPIIPEAIHYGNNKVNLHLAMRYNHYEGKTYLYIANPLITLTY
- the murA gene encoding UDP-N-acetylglucosamine 1-carboxyvinyltransferase, yielding MAKIVVEKSQPLKGTVRVSGAKNSVLPILAATLLATEKCVLEDVPPLRDVDVICEVLTSLGADVKRVNREQIDIRANAIDNYEAPYELVRKMRASFLVMGPLLARMGKARISMPGGCAIGTRPIDLHLKGFKALGAEITLGHGFVEAKADKLIGNKIYLDFPSVGATENIMMAAVLAEGQTIIENAAEEPEITDLANYLNKMGAQIKGAGTDTIKIMGVERLTGTTHTVIPDRIEAGTYMVAAAMTGGNVLVDNVMADHLKPVIAKLREIDVELYEEGNGIRVIGPKIPKAVDIKTLPYPGFPTDMQAQFMALLSVSKGTSVIIETVFENRFMHVSELKRMGADIKIEGRSAIIEGKRELTGAPVKATDLRAGAALILAGLVSDGITEISNIEHIERGYVDIEKKLRGLGAKIYRTDEGLSVE